The DNA sequence TCGGTAATCAATATCCTCGATCCGCAGGTGATTGTGCTGGGCGGCGGGCTCTCCAACGTCGGGCAAATCTATGAGCAGCTGCCGCCGGCTATCGTCCCGTATCTCTTCTCCGACAGCTGCCGAACGCAGATCAAACAGGCGCGCTTCGGTGACGCCAGCGGCGTGCGCGGCGCGGCCTGGCTGCCGGTTCTGAGCGCCGCCGAATAGACACTTTTTTCAGCGGATATGCTAAGCTAGGCGAAAATATTCAGACAGAAAATGCCATGCCAACCATTGATGATGTTTCAAGATTAGCGAATGTCTCCCGGGCGACGGTATCCCGCGTGCTGACCGGCACCAGGGGCGTGCGCGAAGAGAGCCGGGAAGCGGTGCTGCGCGCGGTGGAAGAACTTAACTACCGCCCGAGCTTCGCCGCGCAAAACCTCGCCAGTCAAACATCCAATCACGTGGGGCTGGTGATCCCGACGAACGATGACAGCAGCGGCGCGCGCCTGCTGCCGATGCTCTCCCTGGCGCTGAAAGGGTTGAATAAAAACCTGATTGTTCAGTACGTGACGGATGCGGCGGAACAGGCGGCGGTAGTTGACGATTTACAGCGCCAGTGCGTGGCGGTAGTGGTGCTCGGCGCCGTCCCGGCGGATGCACCGCGCAACGTGATCTCCTTTGACCGTTTCAGCATTGCCGGCGTCAATAATCAGGGCTACGACTACGCTTTTGCCACCGAAAGCGCCTGCCGCTACGTGATCGGTAAAGGCCACCGTAATATTGCCCTGCTTGTTGATAACGACAGCGATGACGCCAGCCGC is a window from the Klebsiella oxytoca genome containing:
- a CDS encoding LacI family DNA-binding transcriptional regulator, producing MPTIDDVSRLANVSRATVSRVLTGTRGVREESREAVLRAVEELNYRPSFAAQNLASQTSNHVGLVIPTNDDSSGARLLPMLSLALKGLNKNLIVQYVTDAAEQAAVVDDLQRQCVAVVVLGAVPADAPRNVISFDRFSIAGVNNQGYDYAFATESACRYVIGKGHRNIALLVDNDSDDASRQMLEGYRNVLQNYSIPFNRQLMLAANDNVEQALLTLINSFSKYSVIIVKRDRYAAEAMRLLREFNIAIPQEVSLLSLEDSPLASLLNPPLTCISWPLEQLMENCIQRIRSLIDERPTFSPEGRTLAGRLIPRQSVADLS